The Primulina tabacum isolate GXHZ01 chromosome 1, ASM2559414v2, whole genome shotgun sequence genome contains the following window.
GGATCCACACCATTTGGATCATGTATACAAGTTGAAGAAGGCACTTTATGGCTTGAAGCAAGCACCACGTGCATGGTATGGGAGATTGACTGAATACCTACTCGAAattggcttcaaacgaggtgaggtagacaaaACTCTTTTTATTCAAAAGTCCAAAGGTGAGATTCTTATTTGTcaagtatatgttgatgatataatctttGGTTCTTCCTCTCAAAAGCATGCTGATGATTTCGTTGAGTGCATGTCATCTACATTTGAAATTAGCATGGTTGGTGAGCTAAATTTCTTTCTTGGTttgcaaattaaacaaatgcatgatgacATCTTTTTGTGTCAAAGCAAGTATGCTAAGAATTTGATTAAGAAATTTGCAAATGAAAACCCAAAACACATAAAAACTCCTATCGGATCGAGTGAGAAATTGTGCAAAGATGATGTTGCCGAAAATGTTGACAACACCTTATATCGTAGCATCATAGGTATCCTCCTGTATTTgactgccagtcgccctgacATCATGTTTAGTGTTTGCTTATGtgctagatatcaatccaatcCTAAAATTTCTCATTTGAAAGCTGTTAAACGTATTTTACGTTACATAGCAGGAACAATTGAATTAGGATTATGGTATACACACGAAACCAACTCAAACCTGGTAGGATTTTCTGATGCTGATTAAGCTGGGGATTTAGATGATAGAAAAAGCACTTCTGGGGGTGTTTCTATCTTGGCAATAATCTGATTTCTAGGCATAGTCGAAAACGGAACTGTGTTTCACTCTCCACTGCTCAATCAGAATATTTGATTGAGCAAATATTTAGTATGATTTTGCCTTCCTTAGATAATGAGATCTTATTTCAAGAGATATGGTATTagtgtttaaaaagagtttattccaAATAAAACTCTCACTTTCCTTGTATTTTAGGTTTCCTTGAGGAGATATGATtcttcacctataaataagaagaaaaGCTCACTGATGAAGGTGGCTTCGATATCGACCATACAAACACACACGTTGCAGAGATTTGCAGAGAAAAATTATTCACAAAGCCGTTGCTGTTTGGAGTGGTGATTCCCGTGTTAAGCTAAATGTTGCCAACATCTacagacaacatccgtaacgGTGTTGACTAAAGATTGCATCTAGTTGATAGTGGTTTCCGGGATCAAGTTTTGCTTTCTTGATTacgtttatttttgttttggttatttattttagaaagctttattttctcaaattcttgaggaaattgattttggtaCGATCACTAGTGTTAAGTTTTTTTTGTAAACTATtgagttttctagtgattaatttttgccattttgtgcatatttaatcgcgcccatctatttatttcaagtcaatttgtgttataaaagttaattttccgctgcatgtagatgttgtccgagatgttgtaacatctggcacaacatctaattctgacaaaacacaaatttactattttacatCCCATTCTGATATTCTCATTAATTTACGtatctgtcggacaaaataatcctcaCATAgatgaaatggatgagccgggtaGAAAGGCTCCACCggatcaaattaataatttagtatTTAgaaatttgagtgaagataatggcttcgGTAACACTTGCAAACAAgaaatgaactcgtgaatgggcgccggaggaatgtccggcgtagccactccgatgcttagcagattgaagatgaacacaagcgaatatatgtgagtgctttagagttcaaagaattcagaatctttaaatgagaaatatacctgctatttatagtagaaaacaTCATCATTACCTAGTTTTcagtgccacctactaagtatgataagtcggctgcccatactaTAGTTTTTGATGACTTTTAGAACACTCCAAACCCATGTTGCTCtgacagattagacagcttgtatcaatcacactcgagtgtggtgaaATTCTCGAGATAGACCGGATGGAAGTTCCCGGGCACTTGTATGAGAGCCCGGGCTCTTGATTACTCGGGAGGAGAATCAATGCCCGGTTAATGAGGAGAGTACCCGACATATTGGCTCTTATCTGAGCTAATCAATTAATATCCCGGGTCATTCATGACTCGGATCCTTATTGGGGTATCATCAATATATACAAGCTGAGACGGAGCCAACGGGGGCGGTGGATGTGGTAGCCCTcctcaattttttcatttttattgttaTAGAGTAAATTGTTAGATGTTTGATAAGCATAAAGaactaaaattatattattaaccATTAATATTACAGGTCTAGAGGAATGTTTCCTTGACTAAGCTAGCAAAGTCAGAACTCAAAATACTCGCCAACTGCTTCATATCAAGTCAACTCGAAATATTCGCAAGCATTTTGTAAAGCATCCCGAGTACTCGGGCTAGTAGCATGATGCACCCGCCACACTTTCAACACACCGTCGAGACTTCCACTACACACCGTGCAACCATCCTCGGCATTTTCGTCCATCACATGTCCCGAAAGCACAGTAACACACCTCACTGGTCCCCTATGACCTTGCAACAGCGCGACCGAACTATGCTGCCCATCCAACTCCCTAATCCAAACCCGACAAGTCGAATCCGCCGAGCCACTCACGACATAAGTTGCCGCGCTAGACAAACACATAACGGCATGAGTGTGTCCTGACAAAGCCCCTCCGTATTGCAACTGCCCCGTGAACCAACCCTTCAACCAATAATGTACGTACCCATCGCTACACCCTCCATACAACACCCTACCGTCCGAGCTCAAAGCTAGAGTCTTAACAGGGGAATGCTTTGCCGGAAGGGTTACAGTGAGCGAATGGGGACGATCACCGCTGCAAAAGTTGCGCCTCCACACTCTCACCGTGGCATCGTCGGAGGCCGTATAGAGCACTCCGTCGTCGGCTACCACGATGGCGTTGATCGGTTCCAGGTGGGCTTGGATGGTCTCGATGCACTTGAAATCTGAAATTCTCCATACTTTTACGGTCTTGTCAACAGAAGCCGAGTATAATACATCATCTGTTACATTGATAGCTAGCGACGATATCGGTCCCATGTGCTTTATCTACaaaaacataattcaaaacttgttAATGAACACGATTCAATATAATCTATAAGATAATATTgttaaataaatacatcattttGTTCATAAATTTCGCAAGTTGAATCGAATAAGAACCGTGCATTTGTGAAATAAGCtgtgataaatatttttattatgctATAAATTATTGAAATCGAAACTGTAATTAATTTCAAGGGGGAGGGAGGAAGTAGGTCGGCCCCATTAAAAGCATGCAAATTTTTAATGAGTTTGGTAAGTCATAATAATCATTAAACATGCATACGTCATATTTCTCAAATAATTGGAAATTAGTTTCGGCTAGAttaatcaaataataaaatatggATCTTTATGAGTTCAACCAACATTTGTCCATGTTATTCTTTTTTAGGGGAAAAAAACAACATTTCGCCATGTTCAAGTACGAAGGTGTCGGCTTCAAACAGGGACCTAAATATGGGGGTTGgagaaaatattattaaatatgtttttagaattattattattataagaaaaaatatattcataaatatttatgaattaTCTCATAAACAAAGTACTATAAACTCCATATTTGAATAAcgtgattatatatatatatatatatatatatatatgaggagTTCTCACGAATTTGGCtcttataataatatattaatataatagtTTGAAAGGTgttattctaaaaaaaatacaataaatcTATGATACTCATAAATTCATACAAATTTATTTCTtccttttataaaatttaatgcaatatatatttaaatttcatttaaatattatttatgatttatttaaatttaatgtaGATGCTATCTCTAGGCTCGAAGATTGAAGTAGCAAAATAATGCAACTATTAATATAGCACAAATTATTACCATTTTATTTCCTCCGATGATATAGCTCCGGACATAACTTCCCGCCGTCGGAACCGTCGCCATCCGCACGTGCCTGATCACCCCTTCCCACGTGCGACGCCAAACCCTAATCCTACAGTCCGCATAAGCAGCATAAACCCTGTCATTAGACACCTGCATCGCCACCACCATGCTCGCCTTCGTCTTCAGCTGCGCGCACTCCGTGAACTCCGGCAGTTTCCACACTCTCACCGCATTCCCTTGTGACCCCGTGTAAACCATGCCGTTCGCGGAGGCGATGCACAGTATCTGCCCGTCCTTCTTCAGAACCGAGGATACGCAGCGGTAGGTTCCGGCGCAGGCTGTGTCCATCTTGGAGGAGTACTCGGGGCTGAAAGAGATGCGCGGGGTGGTTGGCTGAGAGTATTGGTGGAGGCTCAAGGAGAGGGAGGCGGCTGTGGTGGCGCTCAGCCTTGGGGGAAGGCACGGTGGGTCGGAGATTGGTGTCTCTTTGGTGGAGACACTGCGAGGGAAATGGGCGTTGTCTCTCATGGAGAAGGATGGTGAAGTGGGAAACTCTTCTAGGGTTGCTGCCATTTTCATCTGCTTCTGAATAAAGTCGTACATTACTCCATCTACATGTACACACAcccatatacatatatatacatacatgcacaAATTAAAATTACGAGTGATACTGTAGAATATTAATGGTGGAATTGAAGGGTGTTCTTGAATAATGAATGGGCAAATTCAGTAAATGGTTATGATAAAATTGAATACGGTTGcacttaataattaatattattggTAAAATCTGAATAAATGAGGGGATGGTTACATAGCTGTCCATTGACATGATTTCCTCGAGAGATTTAGCGATTGGTGAACTCTCTATATATAGAGTACTAGCTTGAGCTGATCCAAACAACAGTGGGGTATTTATTCTCCATGATTTACTTTGGAAAGGTTAGCTCGATGCTACATGTGAGGTACTGCCCTCACATGGTTTAGATGGACAAGATTCACACatatatgtgattttaaaaaatttagtgGACCTCATGTTTGTGTGGCTAAATTTGGACCCTTGATTCTATCATGGGGTAATGCCCTTACATGTAGGATGAAATCAACCTTGATGTTGCATATATGTTTGAATCGATTTGATTATGTTATTGGATTTTTTTCATTACTTAATTTAATTCtcttaaatatttttcctttttgtgttttgaaattatatttGTCCAAAACTAACGCAATATACTTTCTATAGTTTAATATTTGAGAAATAAAACcaatgaaaaattataattttgatcTAATATATTTGCTTCTTCGTAATTTAAGTTctttatattatcaaatttaaattttagcCCTATATATATACAggtaattttagtttttttatcgAAAGTACTGATATGGTACTACACGCCCAACACCATTTCACCACTGCTTTGTTTTCATATCATCGCCATGTTGGAAAAAAAAAGACTataaatgcaaaaaaaaaaagggattTCTGACTAGGACTGGAAATTTTGACTATATAAAGGACCAAAATTGCAAATAGGTCAATATACGTgaataaaattgtaatttttcgaTGGAAAAAAATCAAACTGATCATTTATACGTAAATGTTTTCcataagaaaaaatatatttagagTCCAACTGATGTCTAACCTTAACTACAATAAGATAACTTATCAAAGGGCGACAACTAGATGACGATCACTGATAAGTCTCCTTTACCGAATCAGTCAGGCTATCTGACAGACATTCTCTGAATATTTCTAGAACATTCTTTGAAGAGCAGAGCCGAGCTGATATCAGATAAAATATTCATAAGGTTTTTTTCTGTCTGTTAAACTGTCAGAATCCATGCTCACTATCGAATGTGTATTATCTGTCAAAAAAGATGATGATTGGGCAAAACAACgtctatatttgaaaataactATCTGATTGAAAAAGACGACCATTGTGATCAAAGCTTATAAATAGATCAGTTGGATGGACTCTTAGAACTCTCGAATCTTCAAATATTAAACAAGCGAATTTTTCTAAGTATCAAGTTTCTAAAAAATcctaactgatcaaatatttttcaagcaCACACCGAAgattttattttgataattgAAGATCCTTCGTGCTTAGATTTATCCTTTGTAAAATACTTGTAATTGACAATAACTCTTATTGGTAATTTGTTTGAATTTGagtatactaagagtttcagtcagAAAGtggtaagtcctactgaagtggttagttgaaatttttttaattatcaatGTCTTATATTGAAATCCTTTTCGAGTGGAAGAAAAGATGACATAAGAGTTATTCAAGTCTCcgaacataaaaaaaatatatgaatttatcttTTCAGTCACTTATATTTCTTACTTCCATTTTCCTAGCCTAACTGTTAATCAACACTGCCATTTATCGTGTTCAGACCAGTTCAATGAGCTTCTTTTTCAACACAGTACTCAGCTGTTGATTTACTGATTGATTTACTGATACTCAATTAACAAGAATTAAAAATCTATGTTTCTAACCCAAcataattattttgaaattttgatgaGTTTTTTTTATTCACCTTCCTCTAAACTATCTCCCTATCCTAATAGAAAGTGTAGATGTAGTCCTGTATATGTCAACACCATTTCACCGCTGCATCGGTGTCACATCATCTTCAATTCTTCAtatggaaaaaaatttaaaattgtaaaaaaaaaaaaacaaagatatCCGTATAATATCGAAATTTTTTACTATATAAAAAACCAAAACCGCAAAGAGGTCAATATACATAAATAAAATTGTAATGTTTCGTATAGACAAAAATCAATGTTAAATATAAAAACacttttcttaatattttttttaattgaattctatatataaaaaaaacttttcaTTTTCAAGTTAtagaaaggaaaaaggaaaattgcaattttagtTCTATAAATTGCCTTATTTTGGATTCTAATTCtgttatttatcaaatttcggTTTTTATCCACTAACCTACTAGATAATGTTTATATTACACTAATACTTTCATGTGTAGCTCATGTGGCGGGAATAAAGTTTATGTTACACGCAATAAAATTCATACAAGCAAAACACCACCCAATATCTCAAAATcatgagaagaaaaaaatttgtcgttttcttttatttttgcttTGATGGATTTTAATGAGTGTAATATGGGTTGTATTCTCAACGActaaaaattgtaatttttccaaaaaaaaaaggtaTGGGAACTATAGTAATCATTTGATACATaattagaaattttttaaaactaagtTGTTTTTGTTGCACCAAAAATTAAAGTTGGTGATGTTGatgtaattcaaatattttaaaatctaaaaCAATTCAAGTGTTACATGTTTCTAATCATTTTTCTAATATGGCTGATTGTTGATCCCCAATAgtttccttccatttattatATCAATTAGTTTGAAATTGATGAGAACTCAAGACATGATATTGGAATTGATGTAAATGTTAGAAGTAAAACTAAATGCTTAGTGTTTTACGAAAAAATATATGTAGTGAATATGAtgaattcaaaatatatttttttttctgctGTGTTCGTACAACTTTCGTCATATAGTTTCTCTTTGGTAATCGATTTCTTCTCAGCATTGTGTTTTGTTTTATTCGTTCGGTTTTGTTTGGTTTTGGCATCATGGCTACTCGTAAAGACAATTCTCTTCAGTCGAATAGCGTTTAATtggatgaaaaaaattattcgtATTGGGGTTATGTTATGAAGAATTTCTTGCGGGGGAAATCGATGTGGGGCTACGTCACAGGTGTGCGAGACAAGCCTACAGACCAGACGAACCCTGATTATGTTGTGTCATTGGATGTTTGGGAGGCAGATAATTCGAAGATTATTACGTGGATTAATAATTCTGTTGCGCACTCAATAGGTGCTCAATTGGCAAAATATGAGACTGCTAAGGAGATTTGGGATCATCTGGCACGCTTGTATACAAAGTCTAATTTTGCCAAACAATATCAATTGGAGACAGATATTCGTGCCCTTTAGCAGAAAGATATGAGCATCCAAGATTTTTATTCTTCCATGTCGTCACTGTGGGATCAATTGGCACTAACAGAATCTGCAGAATTGCGAGCATTCTCACCTTATATTGCTCGGAGAGAAGAACAGTGCTTGGTACAGTTTTTGATGACACTTCGGAATTATTTTGAGGGTCTGCGTGGGACGATTCTTCATCGTAACCCTCTTCCTTCTGTTGACTCGGTTGTAAGTGAATTGTTAGCTGAAGAGATTCGTCTTAAGTCTCACGTTGACAAAGGGACAATCCCGACTACACCATCTGTCTTTGCAGCTCCTCAACAACCTCAAGCTAATCACCAAAACAAGTCAAATACGAAGGTTTCTCAAGATGAGTGTGCTTTTTGTAAAGAGAAGGGGCACTGGAAAGCTCAATGCCCACTATTTTTGAGTAAAGGAAAAGTGCAGCCGCAACAGCAACAACAACGACCACACAACACTCTATAGAAACCACAACAGCAACATCAGCCATCTCTGAACACTCCATGGAaaccacagcagcagcagcagccatCTCAGAACACTCCATGGAAACCTGGTAATCCATCGAACCAGTGGACATATCGACCACCTCAGTCTAACAATGCATTTGCTGCACCGTCTTTGGATCCGTATTTGTTTGAGCAGTTTCAACAGTTCCTCGCTTCACAGCCTCATGCTATGTCAGCTTCTTCACATATAGGTTTGTCATCCTCTGGCACTTCAGGTATATCTTCGTCCATCTGGGTCTTGGATTCTAGAGCATCTCATCATATGTCTCATGATTTGTCATCTTTTGCTTCTTTGTCTCACAATTCTTCCATTGAAATTGTGATTGATGATGGTACACCGATGCCATTAGTAGGCATTGGTTCTCTTGTTACGTGTTGTTTATCTCTTCCCGATGTATACTATATTCCCAATCTTACACTTAATCTTGTTTCGGTCAGTCAATTATGTGAGTCTGGATACTTAGTGTATTTCTCTTCTTCAAATTGTTATATGCAGGACCCGCGATCCCAGAGGCTGATTGGGACAGGCCGTAGACAGTGGGGACTTTATGTTTTGGATTATCTCAGTGTAACAGATGTTGCAGCATCTAGTGTGGATCTCTCTTCTTTTCGCTTGAGCCAGTCGTCTTCTGTTTTTTATTTATGGCATAATCGTCTAGGACACGTATCCACGTCTCGTTTGAATTTTTTAGCGTCTACAGGAGCACTAGGAACTTTGAGAAGTCATGATATTCCTGATTGTAGTGGTTGTAAACTGGAAAAATTTTCGGCATTACCTTTTTATAAAAGTCTATCTTTTTCTTCTACTCCTTTTGATCTTGTTCATTCAGATGTGTGGGGACCATCTCCTGTTCCCACGAAAAGAGGGTCGAGATATTATGTTTCTTTTATTGATGATTGCACTCGTTATTGTTGGGTTTATCTGATGAAACAGAGGTCTGATTATCTTGctattttcaatgattttaaAGCTCTTGTGAAAAATCAACATTCAACTGTCATCAAGTGTTTTCCTTGTGATTTGGGGGGTGAATACACTTCTAATGATTTCTCGCGTTTTCTTGCTTCTGATGGTACCATACGTCAAACCTCGTGTAGAGAAACCCCTGAACAAAATGGTGTTGCCGAAAGAAAACATAgacatattgttgaaacagttCGCTCTTTCTTACTATCTTCTAATGTTCCTAGTGCATTTTGGGGTGAAATAATTCTTACTGCTGTTCACGTGATTAATAGAATTCCAACTTCACACAATTCAGGTTTGTCACCCTTTGAAAAAATGTATGGTCATGCTCCTGATTATTCTTCATTGCGTGTTTTTGGTTGTGCCTGTTTTGTTCTCCGATCACAGATCGAGCGCAATAAGTTGTCTTCGCGCTCTGCTCTGTGTGTTTTCCTGGTTTATGGTATTGGTCAAAAAGGGTATCGTTGTTTTGATCCAATTAGTCAAAAACTGTATGTCTCTCGTCATGTTGTGTTTCTTGAACATGTTCCATTCTTTTCTATACATGTTAGTTCACATAATATGACACATGCAGATCTTATTCGTATTGACCCTTTCACCTCCGACACCGACGAGACTTTGCCCACGACCACACCCGAGACTCCTGCTCCTCCAAATCCCCCTACGACAACCCAATCATCTCCTGGCATCGCGGATAATCCTTCACTCCGTCAGTCCACTCAGGTTCGTAAGTCTACTCGACTACCTGATTTTTCTTACTCGTGTTATTCTAGCTCTTTCGCTTCATTTGTTGCCTCTGTTCATCGTTTCTCTGAGCCTTTATCCTATAGCAAAGCTGTTGGTAATCCACTTTGGCAGAAGGCTATGGCTGTGGAACTGACTGCTCTTCATCAGACTCATACATGGGATTTGGTTCTGTTGCCACCAGGAAAGCACACCATTGGCTCTCGTTGGGtctacaagatcaagaccaaaTCTGATGGATCTATTGAACGCTACAAAGCTCGTCTTGTTGCTAAAGGTTACTCTCAGAAGCATGGCATGAATTATGAGGAAACATTTGCCCCCGTTGCTAAAATGACGACAGTTCGTACTTTAATTGTTGTTGCTTCTGTTCGTCGATGAAAAATCTctcagatggatgtcaagaatgCTTTCTTGAATTGTGATCTTCATGAAGAAGTTTTTATGGCTCCTCCTCCTGGTGTTGCTCACCAACCTGGTGAAGTTTGTAAACTTCGTAAGGCTCtttatggtctcaaacaagctcctcGTGCTTGGTTTGAGAAATTTTCTATAGTGATTACTTCGCTTGGGTTTATTCCTAGTCATCATGATTTCGCATTATTTGTCAAGTGTACTCGTGCAGGTCGTATTCTTCTgtctttatatgttgatgacatgatAATCACCGGTGATGATATTGACGGTATTGAGGCTTTGAAGTCTGAGTTAGCTCGCTGCTTTGCTATGAATGATTTAGGTTTACTACGTTACTTTATAGGAATTGAGGTTGCCTATTCTCCAAAAGGTTATCTTTTATCCCAGTCAAAGTACATAGCAGATCTGTTTGAGCGTGCACGTCTAACTGATAACATGATAGTTGATACTCCTCTTGAGACCAATGCTCGGTGCTCTCTGTCAGATGGACCTCCTTTGCCAGATCCTACCTTATACCGTACTATTGTTGGCAGCTTGGTTTATCTCACTGTGACTCGTCCAGATATTGCGCATGCTATTCATGTAGTAAGTCAGTTTGTCACTGCACCAACTACAGTTCATTGGGCTGCTGTTCTTCGCATTCTCAGGTATCTTCGGGGAACTCAGTTTTAGAGTTTTTTGTTTCTTCTACTTCTTCCTTAGAGCTGCGTGCATACTCTGATGCTGATTGGGCTGGCGATCCCACGGATCGTAAGTCAACCACTGACTTCTGTATTTTTCTTGGAGATTCTCTTATCTCTTGGAAAAGTAAGAAACAAGTTGTTATCTCTAGATCTTCTACCGAAGCCGAGTATCGTGCTATGGCTTCACTACTTGCGAGATTGTTTGGTTATGTTGGTTGCTTGCGGATTTCGGTATCCTTTTTCGTCATCCTACTCCGTTATATTGTGATAATCAGAGTGCAATTCAGATTGTGCGCAATTCAGTTTTTCATGAGAGGACAAAGCACATTGAGATCGATTGTCACGTCACTCGTCATCATCTCCAGCTTGGCACCATCACGTTACCTTTCGTTCCTTCTTCTCTGCAGATAGCTGATATGTTTACCAAGGAACATTCCGCTTCACGCTTCCGTTTTTTGTCTGACAAACTCTCCATGCTTTTAGCTGTAGCATCGTGAGTTTGATGGGGGATGTTAGAATATATTATTGTTAGCTCTCAAGGGTAGATTaatcattttattatttttgtgttTAACCTAGCTATATAAACATATTTTCTTTGTATTCTTTATTCAGTTTTACAATACTACGACCTGAGCTTTTCGCTTAATCTCTATTTTTTCACCAGACACTAAATAAATCGCATGAGATATCAGGATGAGAACAGATTAAGGAGGAGAATGTCACCTCCAACCATTGAATATGAAGAACACCTTGAAACACCTCTTTGAATACCTTCTAAATGTTTGAGACTTTTCCAAGCACTCAAAATCTTACTATAGATGGTGTTGTATACCTTTAGGAGTGTGCGCTTAAGGATCACAGATACCAATATTTCTAGACAATATGCACTATCATCGGTTACTTTTGAATTGATTgtgatttattttgatgatatctacCCGATAtatgataaattaaatatcaagatatttatctaaaaaaatattcttgATTTATCTTCTTTTAAACATGAGAGACGCCTCTCATATTTATCTTAATGAAATGTGTTGAGaacaattaaattattttatgtattaaaataatataatctaatattctcccacttgaTCTACATATTTCAAATAACTGAATAATCTAGAAATCATCCTTCATCCAAaattaagaaataaatataCGAATCTTGACTATATGTCCTCTTATACTGAGAATTATCTTCTATGTATCACATGTATTATATTACCTAAtgcaacttaatgaataaaaccAATGGTTTATTCTAGGTCCAAtttaattgatatttttttcaaGATAATTGAATATGTAC
Protein-coding sequences here:
- the LOC142519309 gene encoding protein JINGUBANG-like, translated to MYVYICIWVCVHVDGVMYDFIQKQMKMAATLEEFPTSPSFSMRDNAHFPRSVSTKETPISDPPCLPPRLSATTAASLSLSLHQYSQPTTPRISFSPEYSSKMDTACAGTYRCVSSVLKKDGQILCIASANGMVYTGSQGNAVRVWKLPEFTECAQLKTKASMVVAMQVSNDRVYAAYADCRIRVWRRTWEGVIRHVRMATVPTAGSYVRSYIIGGNKMIKHMGPISSLAINVTDDVLYSASVDKTVKVWRISDFKCIETIQAHLEPINAIVVADDGVLYTASDDATVRVWRRNFCSGDRPHSLTVTLPAKHSPVKTLALSSDGRVLYGGCSDGYVHYWLKGWFTGQLQYGGALSGHTHAVMCLSSAATYVVSGSADSTCRVWIRELDGQHSSVALLQGHRGPVRCVTVLSGHVMDENAEDGCTVCSGSLDGVLKVWRVHHATSPSTRDALQNACEYFELT